A DNA window from Rhinolophus sinicus isolate RSC01 linkage group LG10, ASM3656204v1, whole genome shotgun sequence contains the following coding sequences:
- the LOC109439892 gene encoding butyrophilin-like protein 8: MALGTLVLTLLLSLLGLGSGQWQVMGPDKPVQVVVGEDAVFSCFLSPKTSAEAMEVRFFRDHFRAVVHLYREGKDQHHMQMPAYRGRTELLKDSIAEGHVSLRLKKVTLSDTGFYGCWYRSQNNDHGTTWELQVSVSATLLTHHPPPPLAIIKWFSISMIL; encoded by the exons ATGGCCCTTGGGACCCTCGTGCTCACTTTGCTTCTCAGTCTCCTGGGACTGGGCTCAG GCCAGTGGCAGGTGATGGGACCAGACAAGCCTGTTCAGGTCGTGGTCGGGGAGGACGCTGTGTTTTCGTGCTTCCTCTCTCCTAAGACAAGTGCAGAGGCCATGGAAGTGCGGTTCTTCAGAGATCACTTCCGTGCTGTGGTGCATCtctacagagaagggaaagaccAGCACCATATGCAGATGCCAGCTTATCGAGGGAGAACTGAGCTGCTGAAGGACTCCATAGCGGAGGGGCATGTCTCCCTGAGGCTGAAGAAGGTCACTCTCTCAGACACTGGCTTCTATGGATGCTGGTACAGATCCCAGAATAATGACCATGGGACCACCTGGGAGCTGCAGGTGTCAG TCTCAGCCACCCTCCTCACCCaccatcctcccccacccctcgcAATCATAAAGTGGTTCTCCATCTCCATGATTCTGtaa